A part of Ptychodera flava strain L36383 chromosome 11, AS_Pfla_20210202, whole genome shotgun sequence genomic DNA contains:
- the LOC139143618 gene encoding uncharacterized protein isoform X7, with product MNYELPSNEGLAKHGSLKMTQPSVQKDTMSQQKMRLPKGEESMYIQLTYITERILAMTFPANGQESHYSSNLQDITRILKNKHQDKYLVINLSEKRYDMLKLNSQVLDIGWPDRLSPPLEKLCSICKAIESWLSTDPQHVVVIHSKGGLGRLGVVLSAYIEYIRICNGNGNHSPEKFAMERFFVENLSAVTESSQMRYVKYFSGLLSGSIQINNSPLHLHCVVLHGIPNFDGKGGCRPFFKVYQAMQPIYTSGVYTLTSNMSRLAVPIKPAPPLRGDIMVICYHRNSHSSTRDVIFRCQFHTCAIAQYHLAFVKYELDDASKDSKFPDYSKVELLFSDSAASLPGIEEMQDPHIPVDYSQDFVTQLDSYASFGQDTEDTMLETTVTDSDGNMVVQHMHGPVDGSLYAKVNKKGGGDDVTETLFNGPEHDHGHVHTHVHTHGHTHGHTHHHHSAHNHGMVLDLHGSTHDSVDGVTVNDRDHNRNETQVTKHYLTEGLKSPTETIKRGVKKEGMKPNTLKEWFTRRQPNSPADYTHHTLRRNKGGAAEIQDQSTQSQHAKTPTSPPTMSSTLPHSSFPHDSRNYPRDHVYRGGLRDDENPYAEIPDYAASSPTSSMTSGPPQTSSFSSLSEVTNLTYGTSHQSPTGRSASGPDDKSPQGLTMADGQTQSSVVHTMVHHDHLAHGHQGQHGYGHNTEHPGQSGHVHTQITGQYTHHDHMVHGHPGQAGHGHEVDPHGHHVHQHPGQSGHVHTHITGQHSHHDQMVHGHPGQAGHGLEVDPHGHHVHEHTTTNITQQVNERQDHSIHGHPAHVSQSGHGPGVTQPGHGGHVHQHTSTVTGQGHDHAGPISHSQHGPGVSHPGQVGHVQQHTTVTTERQEHVVHGHPDQTSTPGHPSHVHQPSVTVTGQPARGIQVEHVHPENQPGQVTHIHQGGHVTYPAGQVQYTTEKGQYTVQGDKTTHLAGQPDQTGQSSGQPGQTSHVHKVQYTTLQDQLSPKSGHPYLMGHSHSPEVIQKPGETYHLYHDASERAPQSFHLHSRSEPIPQSAEQTQVTRVVQVHSTNNHNQPVGVIDVHHPANQSPQAQPHSHPLANQNQPPSMDRPAVTSHHPSGIQTQYQVTKYEVTEHQHQHSPGEPVSPTKQTWAQRHQQQQQQLSPPPQDTIVQPQQNPPQSLPQQTSTQNQTQVITTQHTWSTQQHMPTQPNLTVQQQKSPTEQTAVEKQPSHVPAVQQPQPAAPTQQAAAEEDPFEGLTWLQKQQKKLELRRQQEKEAQQPGAAPSTSVTKYQYTTYTDRPTYKPLLSPYSTSSQSTTYQYLTPGGQYKPLSPTSQVSTQYNSQGQPQPFTVKDQSPTGFADIDINQLEALAQSLQDESELLDQYTSAPTSPRGSSSTTTVWQSHGRPLSRQHSDRTHDRAVLSHRYGGQTRPYSPYEMDVTVKKLPPPSPRLGRNEAIKTPPPAAPDSGKTTTTTRQIHTEFHQVEEPVVRGPMHGRFFTTPSSVRPVNSSPLQTIAPSQSHPYAAAPYSVNQSPGNSNLTYLPSSSYPLTQADNRAFHPITSISYSKTSLPATASTYVVTTASQTLTSTYPATSMSHPVISPSSQHSMHSYSSHTSAFSQSSPGPANPALNVPAPQAPMSQQVPAPQPVKSYVVVDTPYTLSRKQLHSHESKFRTDSRPQVPKPDNVGGDITSSYPTSISQNTMQPRIETSFSQSNHVSSYQSQTLPVKKPSPSLMSPTPVTSSRVTDPVVAKPIPSFHEIFNIQPYSKPNYPQAVNKAPSKPAGPTAVETPTTTALTNPTYDMTVKPKSYYSSSQHTLPRPQASSSPLKPVGHREPSPYKHSQLSPDKTNLSVFSHSDMSHFSSISSSPLSAPPPPRSGYSPSLGDSANRPSVMPPARSEPAETGQKPLPKPENIVSAETPHEEPDLKGLVRDRVAGYHARLIRDELNTERGRQPGRKPAAPLRRSKSAAGYDSETSHRQYITETERVAIVQRRARSPSPEVWMRNPGGIPQYENEYWNKRDGLKSPHTVQDEDTGTTPKFPVSPGPPPKTPYANMVSTPIAFVEKFAVPMETVSGMTPSHGRMHESNNKIIVTRNVPPPTTMPSKSYYVTKMIDSREVYQTSTVSKDSQHEERPADVQHMFRYPDTSYVHTVDQHDAPPQTHQHKPAVTSHPGQGSAINGGPPAPHPSQDKKPNGQPPMMHQWDRPDKAREGQSYTMRELYVETQTQDKKTMAPHDSHVPALAIAEQTSLPHTHPPQQGMPPGQQHTVTRTVVQKTETHTLEKGAPHQPHLHQAPEQQGSPQYQNHPYPGVPSEQAMPHDHRMHGPGKTVVDSSQGVPPNQVRPEGPVVQTHYHIHQTMQEHRNSPVTSLPAPQAGERESPVDQPLTPLHITEDSGSLSECSESPQSSNQGYESATLPFPTSSAMMKERLELQRHQGQPVQQQQVPPNLYPTYSDRARQPGNPPANLYPTFSDRGREHTGHVTITTETTSQYRTMYDNRGRRGDQQKSPDMGRTISRGSASSGENMSGILGSSPRRVTSLGSSHGRGSLTGSDRSGSPPPVGVGNRIYPNGGVSDSGRSSPISLYNQPSLLGSQVSLPDGSEIITKHPTFVKDISSYWYKPNISRDEAIATLKDKPPGSFVVRDSNSFPGAFGLAVKVATPPPNIVQNKKGDLSNELVRHFLIEPNSRGVRLKGCTNEPIFSSLSALVYQHSITPLALPCKLLLPEVDPSGPSSTASSPRSSDVPASPSALLAQGAACNVLYLHSVEMESLTGPNAVRKAVTKVTKLEPRPRVTVVHFKVNSKGITLTDNEKKVFFRRHHPVNSVTYCGMDPENRKWPRSDDSSEADAKIFGFVARKPGSLTDNVCHLFAEHDPEQPASAIVNFVTKVMIGSTQQKK from the exons AGGGGAGGAGTCTATGTATATACAACTCACTTACATTACAGAAAGGATTCTTG ctaTGACATTTCCAGCCAATGGCCAGGAGTCACATTACAGTAGCAACCTACAAGATATAacaagaatattgaaaaacaaacatcaggATAAATATCTGGTGATAAATTTATCAGAGAAAAGatatgacatgttaaaattgAACAGTCAG GTTTTGGATATTGGATGGCCTGATCGCCTGTCCCCACCACTAGAAAAACTGTGCAGTATTTGCAAAGCGATAGAATCGTGGCTTTCAACAGATCCACAACATGTTGTAGTTATACATTCAAAG GGTGGGCTTGGAAGGTTGGGTGTGGTTTTGTCTGCATATATAGAATACATAAGGATATGTAACGG GAATGGGAACCACTCACCAGAGAAGTTCGCCATGGAACGTTTCTTTGTTGAAAACTTGTCTGCTGTCACGGAGTCTTCCCAGATGAGATACGTGAAATACTTTTCAGGCCTTTTGTCTGGATCAATACAGATCAACAATTCACCATTGCACCTGCATTGCGTAGTTTTACATGGAATACCCAATTTTGATGGAAAAGGAG gatgtcggccatttttcaaagtttaccaAGCCATGCAACCTATTTATACCTCAGGAGTGTA taCACTAACAAGTAATATGAGTAGATTAGCTGTCCCCATCAAACCAGCTCCACCACTTAGAGGGGATATTATG GTGATATGTTACCACAGGAATTCTCATAGCAGTACTCGTGATGTGATTTTCCGTTGTCAGTTCCATACGTGTGCCATAGCACAGTATCACCTTGCGTTTGTAAAATACGAACTAGATGATGCTTCAAAAG ATTCCAAGTTTCCAGACTACTCCAAAGTGGAACTGCTGTTCTCCGATTCTGCAGCCAGTTTGCCAGGCATTGAGGAAATGCAAGATCCACACATTCCTGTGGACTATTCACAGGATTTTGTCACACAATTGGATTCCTATGCTAGCTTTGGTCAAGACACCGAGGACACAATGCTGGAAA CGACTGTCACTGACAGTGATGGCAACATGGTTGTACAGCACATGCATGGACCTGTTGATGGAAGCCTCTATGCCAAGGTCAACAAAAAGGGTGGAGGTGATGACGTCACTGAAACTCTTTTCAACGGACCGGAACACGATCACGGACACGTCCACACTCATGTCCACACACATGGACACACCCATGGACACACTCATCATCACCACTCCGCTCACAATCACGGAATGGTGCTCGATTTACACGGCAGCACACACGACTCTGTGGATGGAGTGACTGTCAACGATAGAGATCACAACAGGAATGAAACCCAGGTCACAAAACACTACCTGACAGAGGGTTTGAAGTCGCCGACCGAAACCATCAAAAGAGGCGTAAAGAAGGAAGGGATGAAGCCAAACACTCTGAAAGAGTGGTTCACACGGAGACAGCCAAACTCCCCGGCAGATTACACTCATCACACGCTGAGGAGAAATAAAGGTGGTGCTGCTGAGATACAAGACCAGAGTACGCAATCCCAACATGCCAAGACTCCAACAAGTCCTCCAACAATGAGCAGCACTCTCCCGCACTCCAGTTTCCCACATGACAGCAGGAATTATCCAAGGGATCACGTTTATCGGGGCGGCTTACGGGACGATGAAAATCCGTACGCTGAAATTCCAGACTATGCTGCATCTTCTCCGACGTCTTCCATGACCAGTGGTCCACCACAGACAAGTTCTTTTAGTTCTTTGAGTGAGGTAACCAATCTGACGTACGGAACTTCCCATCAGTCCCCAACAGGCAGGAGTGCAAGCGGGCCAGACGACAAGTCCCCACAGGGACTCACTATGGCCGATGGTCAGACTCAGTCTAGTGTTGTTCACACAATGGTTCACCACGACCACCTGGCTCATGGACACCAAGGTCAGCACGGCTACGGACATAACACTGAACATCCTGGGCAAAGTGGACACGTACACACTCAGATCACTGGTCAATATACTCATCATGATCATATGGTTCATGGGCATCCTGGACAGGCTGGACACGGCCATGAGGTTGACCCCCACGGACACCACGTCCATCAACATCCTGGGCAAAGTGGACACGTGCATACTCATATCACTGGTCAACATTCTCATCATGATCAGATGGTTCATGGGCATCCCGGACAGGCTGGACACGGCCTTGAGGTTGACCCACATGGTCATCACGTCCATGAGCACACTACCACAAATATTACTCAACAGGTGAATGAACGTCAAGATCACTCCATTCATGGACATCCAGCCCATGTGAGCCAGTCAGGACATGGTCCTGGTGTCACTCAACCCGGACACGGAGGTCATGTCCACCAGCACACCAGCACAGTTACAGGTCAAGGTCATGACCATGCAGGACCCATCAGTCACAGTCAACACGGGCCTGGTGTCAGCCATCCTGGACAAGTAGGTCATGTTCAACAACATACAACGGTGACCACCGAGCGACAGGAACACGTAGTGCATGGCCATCCTGACCAGACCAGCACACCAGGGCATCCTAGCCACGTACACCAGCCATCGGTCACTGTGACTGGACAACCAGCTCGAGGAATTCAAGTGGAACATGTGCACCCGGAAAACCAGCCAGGACAGGTGACACACATCCACCAGggtggtcatgtgacctatccTGCAGGACAGGTGCAATATACCACAGAGAAAGGTCAATATACTGTGCAAGGAGACAAGACCACACACCTAGCCGGACAACCAGATCAGACTGGCCAATCCTCTGGACAACCAGGCCAAACCTCTCATGTCCACAAAGTACAGTATACAACACTTCAAGATCAACTGTCACCGAAATCGGGTCATCCTTATCTGATGGGACACAGCCACTCACCTGAAGTTATCCAGAAACCTGGAGAGACGTACCATCTTTATCACGACGCAAGTGAGAGGGCGCCACAGTCCTTCCATCTGCATTCAAGGAGTGAGCCAATCCCACAGTCTGCAGAACAAACCCAAGTTACCAGGGTCGTTCAGGTGCATTCTACAAACAACCACAATCAGCCAGTGGGAGTTATCGATGTGCACCATCCAGCCAATCAGAGCCCTCAGGCTCAACCTCATTCTCATCCGCTGGCCAATCAGAATCAGCCACCATCGATGGATCGGCCGGCGGTCACAAGTCATCATCCTTCTGGTATACAGACCCAGTACCAGGTTACCAAGTACGAGGTTACGGAGCATCAGCACCAGCATTCTCCAGGAGAGCCAGTGTCGCCAACAAAACAAACGTGGGCACAAAGGCAccaacagcagcaacaacagtTATCACCTCCACCGCAAGATACTATAGTTCAGCCCCAGCAAAATCCACCACAGTCTCTTCCCCAGCAGACTTCGACACAGAACCAAACCCAAGTAATTACAACCCAACACACCTGGTCGACACAACAGCACATGCCAactcaaccaaatctgaccgtACAGCAGCAAAAGTCACCTACAGAGCAAACTGCTGTTGAGAAACAACCGTCACATGTGCCAGCAGTGCAGCAACCGCAACCAGCTGCACCAACTCAGCAGGCAGCAGCAGAAGAGGACCCGTTTGAGGGTTTGACGTGGCTTCAAAAACAGCAGAAGAAGTTGGAGCTCCGTCGGCAACAGGAGAAAGAAGCTCAGCAGCCTGGGGCTGCTCCCTCAACCTCTGTCACCAAGTATCAATACACCACTTATACAGACAGGCCAACGTACAAACCATTGCTTTCTCCATACAGCACCTCCTCGCAGTCAACAACATACCAGTATCTGACACCAGGAGGTCAATATAAGCCACTGTCTCCCACATCACAGGTCAGTACGCAATATAACAGCCAAGGACAGCCTCAGCCGTTTACAGTGAAAGACCAGTCTCCGACAGGATTTGCTGACATCGACATCAATCAGCTTGAGGCACTGGCGCAGTCACTGCAAGACGAGTCTGAGCTTTTGGATCAATACACAAGTGCGCCGACATCCCCAAGGGGGAGCAGTTCTACAACAACGGTATGGCAGAGCCACGGTAGGCCACTTTCCAGACAGCACTCTGACAGAACCCACGACAGGGCTGTCCTGAGTCATCGCTACGGAGGACAAACAAGGCCGTATTCACCATACGAGATGGACGTCACTGTTAAAAAACTGCCGCCTCCTAGTCCCAGGCTTGGCAGAAATGAGGCAATCAAGACCCCGCCACCGGCAGCACCAGACAGCGGAAAAACTACGACGACAACCCGTCAGATACACACTGAGTTCCACCAAGTTGAAGAGCCTGTAGTCCGTGGACCAATGCATGGCAGATTCTTTACAACACCATCATCTGTAAG GCCGGTCAATTCATCACCGCTCCAAACAATTGCTCCATCGCAATCACATCCATATGCCGCTGCTCCTTACTCGGTGAATCAATCACCGGGAAACTCTAATCTCACTTACTTGCCTTCATCCAGCTATCCTCTAACTCAAGCAGACAACAGGGCTTTCCATCCGATAACTTCAATATCATACTCCAAAACATCTCTACCAGCGACTGCATCCACGTATGTGGTAACAACAGCATCCCAAACATTAACTTCCACTTATCCAGCAACCAGCATGTCTCATCCAGTTATATCTCCATCTAGCCAACACAGCATGCATTCATATTCGTCACACACTTCTGCATTTTCGCAGTCCAGTCCGGGCCCAGCTAACCCAGCACTGAATGTACCTGCACCTCAGGCACCGATGTCACAACAAGTGCCCGCCCCCCAACCAGTGAAGAGTTACGTTGTTGTTGATACACCCTACACTCTGTCAAGAAAACAACTCCACTCTCATGAATCAAAGTTTAGGACAGATTCACGCCCTCAGGTCCCTAAACCTGATAATGTTGGAGGTGATATCACGTCAAGCTATCCAACGTCAATATCGCAAAATACAATGCAGCCGAGAATTGAAACCTCCTTTTCTCAAAGCAACCATGTATCGTCATACCAGAGCCAAACCTTGCCCGTCAAAAAACCTTCTCCATCTCTGATGAGTCCAACTCCCGTCACTTCGTCCAGAGTGACGGACCCAGTTGTAGCTAAACCGATACCATCCTTCCATGAGATATTCAACATCCAACCGTATTCCAAACCAAACTATCCTCAGGCTGTGAATAAAGCCCCTTCTAAGCCAGCTGGTCCTACAGCGGTGGAAACACCAACGACAACAGCACTGACTAATCCGACTTATGATATGACAGTGAAACCAAAATCCTACTACTCATCTTCTCAGCATACCCTCCCCAGACCACAGGCGTCTTCCTCACCTCTTAAGCCTGTCGGACACCGAGAACCATCTCCATATAAACATTCGCAACTGTCTCCAGACAAAACAAACTTGTCTGTCTTTTCTCATTCTGACATGTCTCACTTCTCTTCCATTAGTTCTTCACCTCTGTctgctcctcctcctcctcgcAGTGGCTATTCCCCCTCTCTTGGGGACAGTGCAAACAGGCCATCTGTCATGCCACCTGCTAGGTCAGAGCCAGCAGAAACTGGGCAAAAGCCGCTACCAAAACCGGAGAACATAGTGTCTGCCGAAACTCCCCATGAGGAACCGGATCTTAAAGGTCTAGTGAGAGATCGAGTGGCAG GTTACCATGCAAGATTAATACGTGATGAACTCAACACGGAGCGTGGAAGACAGCCAGGTCGCAAACCAGCGGCTCCGCTCAGACGTTCGAAGAGTGCTGCTGGTTATGACTCGGAAACCTCCCACAGGCAGTATATAACTGAGACTGAGAGGGTTGCCATTGTACAAAGAAGAGCGAGAAGTCCATCGCCTGAAGTGTGGATGAGAAACCCAGGTGGCATACCTCAATAT GAGAATGAATACTGGAACAAGCGCGATGGATTGAAATCTCCACATACAGTTCAAGATGAAGATACCGGCACAACACCCAAATTTCCGGTCAGCCCCGGACCGCCGCCAAAGACACCGTATGCAAACATGGTCTCCACGCCAATAGCGTTTGTTGAGAAATTTGCAGTGCCGATGGAAACTGTATCAGGTATGACTCCATCTCATGGACGCATGCATGAAAGCAATAATAAAATCATCGTCACCCGTAACGTACCTCCACCTACTACCATGCCATCAAAATCATACTATGTCACCAAGATGATAG ATTCAAGGGAGGTTTACCAGACATCCACAGTGAGCAAGGATTCACAGCACGAGGAAAGACCTGCAGATGTTCAACATATGTTTCGTTATCCAGACACAAGCTACGTTCATACCGTGGACCAGCACGATGCACCGCCACAGACACACCAGCATAAACCCGCTGTGACATCACACCCCGGACAAGGTTCTGCCATCAATGGTGGGCCTCCAGCACCCCACCCTAGCCAGGACAAGAAACCCAACGGGCAGCCACCGATGATGCACCAGTGGGACAGACCAGACAAGGCCAGAGAGGGCCAAAGTTACACAATGAGAGAGCTGTACGTAGAAACTCAGACCCAAGACAAGAAGACAATGGCGCCGCATGATTCTCATGTTCCCGCGCTAGCTATCGCTGAGCAAACCTCACTGCCACACACTCACCCGCCCCAGCAAGGGATGCCACCTGGTCAGCAACACACTGTGACGAGGACTGTCGTACAGaagacagagacacacacactGGAGAAGGGAGCACCTCACCAGCCTCATCTCCATCAGGCACCTGAACAGCAAGGCTCGCCCCAATATCAGAACCACCCTTACCCAGGGGTTCCATCTGAGCAAGCAATGCCTCACGATCACCGAATGCACGGCCCAGGCAAAACTGTTGTGGATTCGTCTCAAGGAGTTCCACCCAATCAAGTCAGGCCTGAAGGGCCTGTGGTGCAAACTCATTACCATATTCACCAGACCATGCAAGAGCATAGGAACAGCCCTGTCACCTCACTACCAGCACCTCAAGCAGGTGAAAGAGAGAGCCCAGTAGACCAGCCACTCACGCCTCTCCACATCACTGAAGACTCTGGATCACTGAGCGAATGCAGTGAGAGTCCACAATCCAGCAACCAGGGGTACGAGTCAGCCACCCTCCCATTCCCAACGTCCAGTGCAATGATGAAAGAGAGGTTGGAGCTACAGAGGCATCAAGGCCAGCCAGTGCAACAACAGCAAGTGCCACCCAACCTGTACCCAACCTACAGCGACAGAGCGAGGCAGCCCGGAAACCCTCCTGCGAACCTGTACCCTACCTTCAGCGACAGAGGGAGAGAGCATACTGGGCACGTCACCATCACGACAGAAACCACTTCCCAGTACCGCACCATGTACGACAACAGAGGTCGCAGAGGTGATCAACAGAAGAGCCCTGATATGGGAAGGACAATTTCTAGAGGGAGTGCATCTAGTGGCGAGAACATGTCTGGCATTCTGGGAAGCAGTCCCAGGAGGGTAACCTCACTAGGGTCATCTCATGGAAGAGGAAGCCTTACAGGCAG TGACAGAAGTGGTTCTCCACCCCCTGTTGGTGTTGGAAACAGAATTTATCCCAATGGTGGTGTGAGTGACAGTGGCCGTAGTTCCCCCATCAGTCTCTACAACCAACCTTCTTTACTCGGCAGTCAGGTATCTTTACCTG ACGGTAGTGAAATAATTACCAAGCATCCCACTTTTGTCAAGGACATTTCATCCTATTGGTACAAGCCAAATATTTCACGAGATGAAG CCATAGCCACATTGAAAGATAAGCCACCAGGTTCATTTGTTGTCAGGGACAGCAACTCGTTCCCAGGTGCTTTTGGTCTTGCTGTCAAAGTGGCAACTCCACCGCCAAATATTGTACAGAATAAGAAAG GTGATCTGTCCAATGAACTAGTGCGACACTTCTTGATAGAGCCCAACTCCCGCGGTGTACGACTAAAGGGCTGTACAAATGAGCCAATATTTAGTAGTCTGTCAGCTTTAGTGTATCAACACTCTATTACCCCGTTAGCATTGCCATGCAAGCTACTGTTGCCTGAAGTTG ATCCATCTGGCCCAAGCAGTACAGCAAGTAGTCCCAGATCGTCAGATGTTCCAGCGTCTCCCTCGGCACTATTAGCACAAGGAGCAG CATGCAATGTTCTTTACTTGCACTCAGTGGAGATGGAATCACTTACAGGCCCCAATGCAGTACGAAAGGCAGTGACCAAAGTAACTAAACTTGAGCCAAGGCCACGAGTAACAGTCGTACACTTCAAGGTCAACTCCAAGGGAATTACGCTGACTGATAATGAGAAAAA GGTGTTCTTCCGACGTCATCATCCTGTGAACTCTGTGACGTACTGTGGTATGGATCCAGAAAACAGAAA GTGGCCGAGGTCTGATGATTCTTCTGAGGCAGATGCAAA GATCTTTGGATTTGTGGCCAGGAAACCAGGAAGCCTGACAGACAATGTGTGCCACCTGTTTGCTGAACACGACCCAGAGCAGCCAGCCTCAGCCATCGTCAACTTTGTGACAAAGGTGATGATTGGTAGCACCCAACAGAAGAAATAA